CTATTAAGAAAAAAATTAACAGCAAACAAAAACGAACAAATTTCTCGGATGAAATTACTTTGTTAGATCGCATACGGACCAGGGATCAATCGCCAACCCCAAATATATTCCAAAATGTTCCAAGCCGTAAGTAAACCTAAATATGACCAGAACATTACGGAATTGATGTTGGAATTTTTTCTTGTTTTGAGGATAGCAAGAGCAGTTAAAACTACAAACATTCCACACATAATGTATGTAGAAAAATGAGTCGGTGAAAGCACTTCAAATTGGAAGATCATTATGTAATGCATACTCCAGATCAGCAAAAAACTCGATAATGAAAATTGAACTGATAGATTCAAACTTTTTCTGATTTGAAGGAAAACAAAAATCGCTAAAAGTAAGATTAGTAGGAAGTTCCAATGAGCGATTTTAACAGAAGAATTTTCGATAAACATATTTGCATTTTCCATAAATTCACCGACAAAACTCCAGATGGCAATCCCGCTGATAATTGCCAGAAAATTACTTATAAATTTATTGTCCTCAATCTTTTGAGATTTAATAAAAGCATAAATTCCAAATCCTAATAAAAACAAAGCAACAATAAGATACGGCACTTTTCCTGCTCTGTTTGTAAAAACCAAGGTCATATAAGTGACTCCGAAAAATCCTAAAGTTGATAAAACTGTTTTTAATCCGATGTTTTTCATTTTTTGCTCCATAATTTAATTTCGTTTTAAATAATTCTCATTACATTCTTTTATTATTTGAAGAAATGATGAAGAAGACCGGCTTGCCTTCTTCATCATTGTATTGTGCGAACCTTACATCTTTGTAAGTGCAGAATGTTATGCTGTCAGCTTTTATTGAGGATCGAGCGAAAGAAATGAAGTCATCGCAGCAAGATCATCTTTTTCGTTTTTACCGATTTTTGGGTTTTTATCCGATAAAAATAAATTCCACTGACAAAAGGACTATTGTTTTTATCTTTGCCATTCCAGAGAACTCCGTGAGTTCCTGCCGGATAATTTCCGGAAACTATTTCTTTGATCTTCTCACCTTTTGAATTGAATATCACAATTTCAACTTTACTTTGTTCCGGAAGAGAAAATTGAATAGTCGTTCCGGGGTTTCCGCTTTTCGCTAAACCACCTGTTGCGGAGAATGGATTAGGATAATTCTGTGTGAAGATTTCAGGAATATTAATTTCATTTTCGTCATCTATGCCAACCGTATAATCGACTTCGAGATAAGGATGCAGATTTGAATTTGAATGTTCCTTTGAATAGAATTTACTGAATTTACTTCCTGCTAGTGCTTTGATGAGAAGTCCATAATTTTCAATATCTCCATTTATCCAAGACTGGACAATCTGGGTAATATCGATGTTGTGCCATCCGTTTACATTGAAACCATAAGAAGCCCAAACATAACTATCATATTGTGCATGTGTATGCGGATTCCATGTTTCTTCATCCCAATTTTCAGTAATAGCATAAAAATTTGTGCTGGTAGTTCCTCCCTGTGGACATCCCATAAAACGATTCAGGTTTAAGGTTGCACTTTCAATAGTCTGTCCTGCGAATTGAGAAAGGTCAAACTTGACCATTATCCGCTCATAATGTCCTGCCGGTTGAAATTCTGCGACCCATAATTCAGTGGTTGTGGGTGGTAAAGTCGGATGTTCTACATCGGTGTACATATCATCACAAGGTTCGATGACAATGGTATCTGCGTGTATTAAAGATACAAATGAAATAACCAGAATTGCTAAACTAATAAAAAAAATCTTTTTCATAATACATTTCTCCTTTTTGTTTTATTTTTTTTTATTGGATCAAAATCCAGTTTGAAGCCTGACAATAAGTTTTCCTGCTTCTTCCGATTCGTTATCGGGAACAGTTACAGGAAGTTCATAATCGATTTTAAGTTTTGTGTGTTCTTCATCTAATCCGAAAGTAATGCCTGCTGTGAAATAGTTGGAAACAAAATTTTCGCAT
This window of the Candidatus Cloacimonadota bacterium genome carries:
- a CDS encoding DNRLRE domain-containing protein, which gives rise to MKKIFFISLAILVISFVSLIHADTIVIEPCDDMYTDVEHPTLPPTTTELWVAEFQPAGHYERIMVKFDLSQFAGQTIESATLNLNRFMGCPQGGTTSTNFYAITENWDEETWNPHTHAQYDSYVWASYGFNVNGWHNIDITQIVQSWINGDIENYGLLIKALAGSKFSKFYSKEHSNSNLHPYLEVDYTVGIDDENEINIPEIFTQNYPNPFSATGGLAKSGNPGTTIQFSLPEQSKVEIVIFNSKGEKIKEIVSGNYPAGTHGVLWNGKDKNNSPFVSGIYFYRIKTQKSVKTKKMILLR